The genome window GACTGCTTCGATGCTGGCACGCAGTTTGTTCATGATAATCTGTGCCTTCTTCCGTCTCCGCTTGCGGCGTACACTGACTTCGTCTTCCATTCGCTCAAGCAGACGCAGGATTTCTTTCTCCGATGTAGCATAGGTGACAGCATGCTGCATTCGTCGTGTGAGCTCATGAAGGTCTCCGGAGACTGCGCGAAATAGCGCATCGATCCTGGCTAATGTATTGGTCACTCGAGAGGAGAGTAAACGAGCGAACTGTCGGCCATAGATTCGGTCCCAGAAGCCTAGCCAGTAGTGTAGCCCAGTTCGAGATTTGCTGAGTCGTGTTATTTCGAGGCTAGCAATGACATTGCGACAAAGCGCTAGCGTATGCAGAGCAGTTTCTCGTGTATGCTCGAGCGACTCTTGGTGCGGCACAGCAGGTGACTGTTCTAGCGTTTGGTCGGGGAACTCGGCTGTCTCATGTCGGCCTTCACATTCTACTGATCGATAGAACCGTTGCGAGATGCTGGGGTCTGTTGTTCTTGTGGTCGACTGTGCTGGCTCAGCTTCACACACTAGCGAAGAGGACGCACTGCGCTTGAGAGAGACGGGCAAGGTCGCGTGTAACATCCCAAGCAGAAAGTGCAGCATTAAAGAAGATACCAGGTTAGAAAGGAAATGGTTTTCAAATTGCAGTTTCAAGAGACTCGAGTAACTGAAAACGCGAGAAGGGAAACTTTTTAAAGAAACGAGTGTGGTGTTAACGAGCGACTGGACAGTCTATGTCATTTGCTAGGAATAGGAAGGCAACAATATTACAGTTTTATGGCCGGAGAAACGAACATAAATGAATGAGGGAATAAGTCAAGTCAAAGTCCTTCCTCCTGGGGGTCTTAACCTGCTTTTCTTGTTCGCTGGATGGATCCATTATCCGCAGGGAAGGAACGAGCCTATCCACTCGGCGTTCAAAGTGGAAGCAACTGTAACTTCAGCAGAGAATAGAACAGGATGCATCCGGATAGTGCCTTTTTCACGTATCGCTTATCGGGAAGTGTATCTTCACAGACCGTTTAGGTCGTAGTTTATCGATGTGGATACAGACGAAGCTCAACTGCTTTCCGCTTTCGGTAACCGAACAATCAGGATCGAGTTTCACCGTTGCGATTCTCGTGGAAAACCAGACGATTGTTCGGTCTTTGATATTTTTGGAAACTCTGAACCCTGGTTCACTTCAGGAACCCGTCTCTGTCCTCTTTCCTACGGGATCGGGCATTTCTAGAGGATTTCTGATAAGTTTCCGTAGAACCATTGATTGGAGTGCGAAACCGAGACTGGCCGAGCTATCGGCACATGCTGCACTCCCGATTGACACAAATTGAAGAAGTTATGATGATGTTCCATCAGTCCATGCCCGATACAGTCCATCGCGTTCCTCGGGATCTACCCCTTGCAGATTTGAAGTCCGCCCACCACGCGAAGCTAATTTTCCTCCCCTGTGGATGGCAGAATAGACTACTCGATATGGTGCAACTTTCTGGGGAATTACGGCCTCAGGTTGGGAATGCACAAGTATGTAGAGCCGTGACATAACCGCCCTTCGCTCTTGCAAAATGAAATCTAAATCCATGAGCCTAGAGATATTGAAACGATTTGAATGAAGGACACATACTTGAATGTTCCGATGACTCAACATGTGGCGAGACACTTTACTAAGTTCTAACACGGCTCAAAGTAATCGGTTTGTCCGCCCTTGAAGCGGATGGGGGCAGGTGCTGCTGAGACAATGTATAGATATCTGCTTCATCTCGCGATCGTATTCAATCCAACTCGGAGAGATCCAGCTAAGATAGGCCGTTGGGCTGTCACAGTCCCACCCCTTGTGAAAGGCGCGGAGGGGAATGTAGAGCCTCGACTCGGTACTTCGGCTACATTCCTACACATGAGCCTGTGCCAGTCATGGGCAGCGTAGCCGGAATGCTAGTGCTCAATGCCGGCATGTTTGTCGCGCCTTTCACCTGGTATGCTAGCATACTCGGAGGTAAACAAAGCACGGGTAAAGGAGGGAAATAAAAGTCCATCGTCCAGCCCTGATGCCATTCACACCTCTGGAGATCTCTGTTCTGTACGAGCCACACCGATTTCTGGACGTTCTGGACGGTAGCTCTACACGGAAAAGGGTGAGTATAGGACATCGTGACTGTACTTACTAGGGAATCCCCAAGGTGTGTCAACTCACTGAGATCTTGCGGAGATCTTTGCAGGAAGAAGTGAACCAGTACTAGGGGAGTCATCATTGATAGCGGCTTGCATCAACCAGTGTTGCTTGCGAGAGTAACTGCATCTCGTATCTCTGATACCTGACCTACAAACATTGGCACTACGGCAACTATGCGCTTTACAGAGgcagttgttgctgttgcggcGTGTCTGGCTCAAGTCCAGATTGCCCAGGCAGCCTTGGCTTTCACGCATTGGCCGACTACTATTGATGCCGGCGCCCCTACAACCTTGAACTGGGACAGTGACTCTGATGCTGTACGATCCCTTCTTCATTCCTTGAGTATTTCTGGTGCACTTTGCTGATGACATTTCTAGCCTGTTACGATCACCCTGCGTAAAGGAGCAGCCGCAGACCTCGACACTGTCCAAGTCTTGACCAAAGATGCAAAGGGAGGCTCTTACACTTGGACACCTGACAACTCTCTGGAACCAGGCTCAGATTATGCCTTTCAGATCGACCAGGATGGGCAGGTAAACTATTCGGGGCTAGTGACGTTGAACAATGACTCGGAAAGAACCGCTGCAACTTCAGCTGCAAGCTCAACTACCTCCACACAGGAGACGACAACAGCATCCCAGACACAGACTACACCAACTCCTACACCCACCGACACTGCTCCCCGGGATGAAGTGAACAGTGTTTTGCCTGGCAACAATGCGACAACGAATTTCACATTGGATGCCAACCACGACAGTAACTCCAATGTTTCCAGTAAGAGTGCCATGGCGGCGGCAATGCAGAATGGTGGCGCACCTTTCCAGATGGTCTCTCTTGATCTGGTCCTTGGCATCGTGGCTATGGGTTTCTATCTCGTCTGTTGAATCTGACGTGGGAGGACCGAAGTCCTCAGTAGGTAGCATGAGCATTGGGATCTAATCGTCTATTTCAGTTCTGAGGTTCGGGAACTGCCAGTTATGTTGGCCTCAGTCATCACGACAAAATTTCTATTCATATGgttcttttctgtttcgAAAACGTCCCATCCTTACCTTTACTTTTCCTTGGTGTGAGTCGCTCCTTTGGTCAGATTTCCTTTGTATATAATGAGATTTCACGATTATGGGTTTTTGAATGGTCAGGCGTGAGACGATATCTGAAGGCGGGAATAGGTTCGGTTGGATATTACGAGTGATGGGGGTTTCCCTTCAAAAAGGGTTTTCGATAGCCAACTTCTAGTTAGTGTAGCCAATAGCAAACAACGAGTTTATTATGTCATGTACAATGTCCACTAGCCAATCGTTGAACTGATTACAGGTCTGGAGTTGGGTAAATTTGTGTGCATCATCAATCGGACTGTTCCTACAAGTCATAATTGACAGTGAGGCTGGATTGTTTCAAGTAGGAAGATCGATGGGGGGAGGCGAACAGAGGGGATTGGATCCGAAAGACAGGTTTTGCTTCTAGCGGCCGTGGTTAGCGGCGGCAGTCCCAGGTCGGGCGCTACTATTCTTAATTCATCTTATtcatttaattattattattattattattgttcttTTGCTGCCAGGCAGACACCTCACATCATCAGACATCTCGATCCCTATTAgtgccttcttttcttttttgctgcCCAGCAGTTCCGGCTGCATCTTTATTAAGTGCGGGGatctctctcatcttcccagaaaatatttatttctactCGCAACTGACAGAGTCACCACCGGTCATTCCCTTTCAAACTCTCGGTAGTACTCGACTGCACCGATTAACCATACTACTGCCCCTCCCTTATCACTGTCCATACTTAGTAgttgatactatatatatatatatatcactCAGCCTCTCGTCTCCTGTGAACCCTACGATATTCACCCAGTTGCGCGAGTTTATGGTTCGTGCTGCTGTCGACGCGGATCAGCGGGTAAAATACTAGTACATTTAGGTGCGTTGAGAGTGACCCAGACCCTGTCATTGTCTACTTGTTTCAGCACTTGCCGCCTTTGGCTTCTGCATCCATCGAGTtcaacttcttccaccgCAATCTCGGATTTTTTTCTGATGTCTCGGCGATGAATAAGCACCATTCTAATCCTCAtcacaataataatattcgtGCTGCAGATCTGCAAACAAGCATTGATCCACTTCGTGGTATGTGCTgcgctttttcttccccttctttctcgtCATTTTGTGCCTTTCCATGCATCCCTATCATCATCTGCCACTTAAGTTCCCAATCTTCCCCGCGACGTGCTCGTTTGTCAATTCCGGGGTCAGAAAGTCTGCGGGCGCACCTTTTACTACTAGGTCTACTAGTATCTCGCCCTTGATTTGCTTTTGTACAATTCAGTTATTGTCTTTGGCGGTGTTCGTTTTGTCGATTTAAGTTGCTGGCTTGCTCCTTGCTGCGGCCCCAACTCCGGCTACGGAGTGGCATCCTACGtggtcttccttcctcccctcccaaggGAGTAGGTTGCTGCTTGGATACCTACTCCGTTCCCTTCATTGTCGCATTGCCCTTTGCGGTTATTCTGCCTTTTAGCCAACATTCCAACCCTATCCGCTTTGCTCGGAATGGCCCGATTCGGTCGGGTCAAGAAGTCCCCTAAGGCAGGAACAAAAAATGCTGACTCGGACATGCTTGTGCTACCTACGTCAGATCCCCAACGAGCGCCTCGTGTGAGCTTACCACATGTGGAAACGGAATTGAACATGCATCAGTACAATGGCCTCTTTGAAATTGGTACCCCGGAGCGTCAGAAGGCATCCGCTGCGGAAGAGTCGTCCACAGGTAAGCATctccgccccctccccctttcccatGCCCTCGACCCCAGCTAATTCGTGTGCACGTGTGTAGAAACGGTAGTTGCCCCCTCACCGAACGGCACGAACGGTATCCACAATTCCATATCTGGCGATGTTCCGGCAACCGAATGGTCATCCGCCGTCGGCCACGCAGCGACGGGAAAGTCGGGACGGGTGATACACAATCTACAGGAGGAGGTTGCGCGTTTGACCCGCGATTGTAGCGTCTATCGCTCGAGGGCCGAGGAGACCCAGCGAATGAACGATGCGTTCAAGATCCAGGTCCAGAATATGACCGAACGACTCCGCAATCTCGAACAAGCGAATGAGACCAATCTGCACTCCATTTCACGGAAGGATAAGAAAATCGAAGAGCTTCGGTTGGAAATTCAAGGCGAAAAAGACCGGAGATCTCATGCTGAGGGAGAGGCTCGGAAGACAACTCAATTGATGGATGAAGCTCGAGACGATTTTCATCGGAAATGTGCCGAGCTCCAAGAAATCTCTCATCATTCTCGAACTCAGTATGATGTGCTGGCGAAGACCGGACAACGGGAACGGGCGGAACatctgaagaagctcaaggtgCTCCGGGATGATTTTGTCGCTTTGAAGAAACGAAGTGACGAAAAAGACACTCATGTAGAGCGCCTGGACGAACTGATGGCCGAGAAGGATCGTGAGCTTGAGAGCAGCAGGCAGAAGTTCGAGGCCCTCTTCGCCGAGTACGAAGCCTACAAACGCACCCAGGACGAAGAATTGAGATCCCTGATTGAAAGCGGACGTGAGGGTGAGGCCAAAATCAATGCGGCCCTTGCTGCGCTGCAAGAAACCCAGGGGCAGATGAAATGGGCCATTCAAGTCAAGCACCAAATCAAGGATGCCGAATAAATGATACCCCCCTCTCCAATGACGATTCAAAGGAACGTACCTGGGAAAGCTGCTACTGGGCAGAATACGCTTTGGGCTACCTACGCAGCTTCGATTCAATGGCGGGTACATTGATCTGGCATATTCGACTCAATCTTCGTCCCTTTTATCGGCGCTTTTATGCCTTCAGCACGGAGGTTACTGGCCATGTCTGCGCCTGGACAGCGAAGACGGAAACCTTCCGGCTGTGGccctttttaattttcttgtaatttctttttttttcttttcttttctttcactcttttgcttttccttcccctcttcttgtcCACCTCTCTTTACaactctttctctttcccttcaatgtttc of Aspergillus luchuensis IFO 4308 DNA, chromosome 7, nearly complete sequence contains these proteins:
- a CDS encoding uncharacterized protein (COG:S;~EggNog:ENOG410Q24R;~SECRETED:SignalP(1-23)), encoding MLHFLLGMLHATLPVSLKRSASSSLVCEAEPAQSTTRTTDPSISQRFYRSVECEGRHETAEFPDQTLEQSPAVPHQESLEHTRETALHTLALCRNVIASLEITRLSKSRTGLHYWLGFWDRIYGRQFARLLSSRVTNTLARIDALFRAVSGDLHELTRRMQHAVTYATSEKEILRLLERMEDEVSVRRKRRRKKAQIIMNKLRASIEAVPIKVTDELFDDLKRGVFALDVFCDYHPGDPEAEEHERQALQPMNMVTVSPYLQPWHESAAAGAYMPLSAYTDIHPDWTEYAGDWMHRVDYRSRQPPPNNPAAHHR
- a CDS encoding GPI anchored serine-threonine rich family protein (COG:S;~EggNog:ENOG410PSZ4;~InterPro:IPR018466;~PFAM:PF10342;~SECRETED:SignalP(1-22);~TransMembrane:1 (n6-17c25/26o195-216i)); amino-acid sequence: MRFTEAVVAVAACLAQVQIAQAALAFTHWPTTIDAGAPTTLNWDSDSDAPVTITLRKGAAADLDTVQVLTKDAKGGSYTWTPDNSLEPGSDYAFQIDQDGQVNYSGLVTLNNDSERTAATSAASSTTSTQETTTASQTQTTPTPTPTDTAPRDEVNSVLPGNNATTNFTLDANHDSNSNVSSKSAMAAAMQNGGAPFQMVSLDLVLGIVAMGFYLVC
- a CDS encoding uncharacterized protein (COG:S;~EggNog:ENOG410PWJW), yielding MNKHHSNPHHNNNIRAADLQTSIDPLRDPQRAPRVSLPHVETELNMHQYNGLFEIGTPERQKASAAEESSTETVVAPSPNGTNGIHNSISGDVPATEWSSAVGHAATGKSGRVIHNLQEEVARLTRDCSVYRSRAEETQRMNDAFKIQVQNMTERLRNLEQANETNLHSISRKDKKIEELRLEIQGEKDRRSHAEGEARKTTQLMDEARDDFHRKCAELQEISHHSRTQYDVLAKTGQRERAEHLKKLKVLRDDFVALKKRSDEKDTHVERLDELMAEKDRELESSRQKFEALFAEYEAYKRTQDEELRSLIESGREGEAKINAALAALQETQGQMKWAIQVKHQIKDAE